One segment of Candidatus Methylomirabilota bacterium DNA contains the following:
- a CDS encoding cupin domain-containing protein: protein MPRASRDAATVVDALAHRGEFFRVLQQTERSQTAVMTVGPGADAGPAEVHDADQIVYVVEGEAIVKLGDDEHKAGPGALVMIPAGTRHHVRNPGAAPLFFVTVYAPPEY from the coding sequence ATGCCGCGCGCTAGCCGCGACGCCGCGACCGTCGTCGACGCCCTCGCCCACCGGGGAGAGTTCTTCCGCGTGCTGCAGCAGACCGAGCGGAGCCAGACCGCCGTGATGACGGTGGGGCCCGGCGCGGACGCCGGGCCGGCCGAGGTCCACGACGCCGATCAGATCGTCTACGTCGTCGAGGGCGAGGCGATCGTGAAGCTCGGCGACGACGAGCACAAGGCGGGGCCCGGAGCGCTCGTCATGATCCCGGCAGGAACGCGCCACCACGTCCGCAATCCCGGCGCGGCGCCGCTCTTCTTCGTCACGGTCTACGCGCCGCCCGAGTACTGA